The Streptomyces aurantiacus genome includes a region encoding these proteins:
- a CDS encoding DUF429 domain-containing protein, with amino-acid sequence MGIERFIGIDLAWAQGGARRPNETGVAAVDGNGEVIDCGWTRGLDETTAWLAGTAVDGSTLVFVDAPLVVANPTGQRPCERQVGQRYGRWKVSANSTNQRSPRLAGVLLRERLQEAGWSYDDGRDGPPGGGLALSECYPYTALVGASELGYDLERPTYKRRPARVPAADWRAVRAQACDVLIARMAGLETADPPLLLSSHPVSRRLLEEPSPERAADYKHREDLIDALLCAWTAALWYRHGPERCQVLGADGLEPPGHAPTIIAPARPEQRRDAMAVSAVPRNGRGGR; translated from the coding sequence ATGGGAATAGAGCGGTTCATCGGCATCGACCTGGCCTGGGCGCAGGGCGGAGCCCGCAGACCCAACGAGACCGGCGTCGCCGCCGTCGACGGCAACGGCGAGGTCATCGACTGCGGCTGGACCCGCGGCCTCGACGAGACGACGGCATGGCTGGCCGGGACGGCCGTCGACGGATCGACACTGGTCTTCGTCGACGCCCCGCTGGTCGTCGCCAATCCGACGGGCCAGCGCCCGTGCGAACGGCAGGTCGGCCAGCGGTACGGACGCTGGAAGGTGAGCGCGAACAGCACCAACCAGCGCTCTCCCCGCCTGGCCGGAGTACTCCTGCGGGAACGGCTCCAGGAGGCGGGCTGGTCCTACGACGACGGCAGGGACGGACCGCCGGGCGGCGGCCTCGCCCTGTCCGAGTGCTACCCGTACACGGCTCTCGTCGGGGCGAGCGAACTGGGCTACGACCTGGAACGGCCCACCTACAAACGGCGGCCGGCACGCGTGCCGGCCGCCGACTGGCGAGCGGTGCGGGCGCAGGCCTGCGACGTGCTGATCGCCCGCATGGCGGGCCTGGAAACCGCCGACCCGCCCCTCCTGCTCTCCTCGCACCCCGTCTCCCGCCGGCTGCTGGAGGAGCCCTCGCCCGAGCGGGCGGCCGACTACAAGCACCGGGAGGACCTCATCGACGCGCTGCTCTGTGCCTGGACGGCCGCCCTGTGGTACCGGCACGGACCGGAGCGCTGCCAGGTACTGGGAGCGGACGGTCTCGAACCGCCCGGGCACGCTCCCACCATCATCGCGCCCGCCCGCCCCGAGCAGCGACGGGACGCCATGGCTGTCTCCGCGGTTCCCCGGAACGGGCGCGGAGGCCGCTGA
- a CDS encoding N-formylglutamate amidohydrolase → MNGSPAPYRLVPGAPDSPVILHVPHSSRVVPAGVRDGIVLDDAALERELDHITDSHTARIAAEAAALAANDPGRKEPWRFVNGLSRLVVDPERFPDEREEMRAVGMGAVYTRTTHGKTLRPDGHPEEPLIDRYFHPYAAAMTDAVTRRLEATGRAVIIDVHSYPGERLPYELHGDGPRPPVCLGHDSFHTLPGLLAHAEKAFAGFGGTGVNSPFSGTYVPLKYYGTDRRVGALMIEIRRDVYMTEPGGPAGPGLHRVAAALAELVDAVTGAPRT, encoded by the coding sequence GTGAACGGTTCTCCGGCCCCCTACCGGCTCGTGCCGGGCGCCCCCGACTCGCCAGTGATCCTGCACGTACCGCACTCCTCCCGGGTCGTCCCCGCCGGCGTACGGGACGGAATCGTCCTCGACGACGCGGCGCTGGAACGGGAGTTGGACCACATCACCGACTCGCACACCGCCCGGATCGCCGCGGAGGCCGCCGCCCTGGCCGCGAACGATCCCGGACGGAAGGAACCCTGGCGGTTCGTCAACGGGTTGTCGCGACTGGTCGTCGATCCCGAGCGCTTCCCGGACGAACGGGAGGAGATGCGAGCCGTCGGCATGGGGGCCGTCTACACCCGCACCACCCACGGGAAGACGCTCCGACCGGACGGCCACCCGGAAGAGCCGCTCATCGACCGGTACTTCCACCCCTACGCCGCCGCCATGACCGACGCCGTGACCCGGCGGCTGGAGGCCACCGGACGAGCCGTGATCATCGACGTGCACTCCTACCCGGGCGAGCGGCTGCCGTACGAACTCCACGGCGACGGCCCCCGGCCACCCGTCTGCCTGGGGCACGACTCCTTCCACACCCTGCCCGGCCTGCTCGCCCACGCCGAGAAGGCGTTCGCCGGCTTCGGCGGTACGGGCGTCAACAGTCCCTTCTCGGGGACGTACGTCCCGCTGAAGTACTACGGGACCGACCGGCGGGTCGGTGCCCTGATGATCGAGATCCGGCGGGACGTCTACATGACCGAGCCGGGCGGCCCGGCAGGCCCCGGCCTGCACCGGGTGGCGGCCGCGCTGGCGGAACTCGTCGACGCGGTGACCGGCGCGCCGCGGACCTGA
- a CDS encoding ribonuclease BN — protein sequence MGFAALGLVTLSPLLIVVAATVPIQERGFALWVVDGMGLSGRPADSVQDLFAAPRKVLSTTSALSVVLLALFGVTFAGSVQTGYEKVWDLPAGRWHAVWRRAVWLVALTAYLFAEAQSGAVLGSGVLRSWGRIGLSVLLGVLFFWWAQRFLLGGRIPWRALLPGAIATVVGLGGLRAFSSQVFSPLIVSNAVSYGAVGTVLIVTSWLIGVGFVVFGGALVGRYWYLHEPHHVPHRHRS from the coding sequence ATGGGATTCGCGGCGCTGGGGCTGGTGACGCTCTCCCCGCTGCTGATCGTGGTCGCGGCGACCGTTCCGATCCAGGAGCGCGGCTTCGCTCTGTGGGTGGTGGACGGCATGGGGCTGTCCGGCCGGCCGGCCGACTCCGTACAGGACCTCTTCGCCGCGCCCCGCAAGGTCCTGAGTACGACCAGCGCCCTGAGTGTGGTGCTGCTCGCGCTCTTCGGCGTGACCTTCGCGGGCAGCGTCCAGACCGGCTACGAGAAGGTGTGGGACCTGCCGGCCGGGCGCTGGCACGCCGTGTGGCGACGCGCGGTGTGGCTCGTCGCTCTGACGGCCTACCTCTTCGCCGAGGCGCAGAGCGGGGCGGTCCTGGGATCGGGGGTCCTGCGCTCATGGGGCCGGATCGGCCTGTCCGTGCTGCTCGGGGTGCTCTTCTTCTGGTGGGCGCAGCGATTCCTGCTGGGCGGCCGGATTCCCTGGCGTGCCCTGCTGCCGGGCGCCATCGCCACGGTGGTGGGGCTGGGCGGCCTTCGCGCGTTCTCGTCCCAGGTCTTCTCCCCGCTGATCGTGAGCAACGCGGTCTCGTACGGTGCGGTCGGCACGGTTCTGATCGTGACGTCCTGGCTCATCGGTGTCGGCTTCGTCGTCTTCGGTGGTGCCCTCGTCGGTCGCTACTGGTACCTCCACGAACCGCACCACGTTCCGCATCGACACCGGTCCTGA